The Blautia obeum ATCC 29174 region GCCTTGTCATCTCCTCTGGCCTCACCAATACCGATATGTGCGATTCCTTTATCTGTCATAACTGTCTGAACATCCGCGAAGTCAAGGTTGATCAGTGCCGGCAGATTGATCAGGTCTGTAATTCCCTGGACAGCCTGCTGCAGAACCTCGTCAGCTTTGCGAAGTGCTTCCGGCATAGTTGTACGACGGTCTACGATCTCAAGCAGTTTGTCGTTCGGGATAACGATCAATGTATCAACAGCTTTCTTCAGATTCTCGATTCCTGTAAGAGCATTGTTCATACGTGTTTTTGCTTCAAAACGGAAAGGTTTTGTTACAACGCCAACGGTCAGGATTCCCATTTCCTTAGCTGCTGCTGCAATAACAGGAGCTGCACCTGTACCGGTACCACCACCCATTCCACAGGTAACAAATACCATGTCAGCGCCTTCGATCAACTGTTTTACTTCTTCTATGCTCTCTTCAGCGGCCTTCTGACCAACTTCCGGCTGTGCACCGGCGCCAAGGCCTTTTGTAATCTTTTCACCAATCTGAAGTACTGTTGGAGCTTTGCAAAGTGTCAGGGCCTGTTTATCAGTATTTACACCAACAAACTCAACTCCTCCGATGGCTTCTTCCACCATTCTGTTAACTGCATTATTACCAGCCCCGCCTACACCGATTACAATAATCTTTGCAGAGGACTCAGCTTCATTTGACATAATCTCTAACAATGTACTTCCTCCTTTATTTACCTGATATCAGCGTATCAGGCTGCATATAGATATATCATATATTTTTTTTTCGAATTAATCAACTACTATTTTTGTTTTTTTATACTTTTTTCACTATTATTCGCCATTTCCATCACTCATAAGATTCCTCATCTGTATCTCCCTGATCCCAGCCATCCGACTCTTCATCACTGTAGCTCTCAGTATCTTCATCCGAGGAATCTGTATTCGTATCAGAACTGTCTTCTTCTGAATCTTCCTCCGAAGTATCACCTGAAGAAGTGCCGTCATTATCCGGCATAGGTCCCACGTAGTTGCCATCTTTGTCATACTCGCTGACACCGTCAAAGCCACCGGATTCATTATATCCGCCTGTCCAGTCTCCAAAGCTATCCAGAAGTTCCTGCGTCGGCTCCGATCCAACATAGTTCAGATTTTCATCATATTCACCGGAACCTGTATAATCGCCTTCTTCGTCATAACCGCCTACCCAGTTTTCTTTTGCATAATCAAGTGCCGTCTTTGGTTTTGCTCCTACATAATTGCCATTTTCATCGTATTCACCATCACCGGTATAATCACCATTTTCATCATAACCTCCGGTCCAGTTCTCTGCAGTTACTTCCTCTTCCTCTTTTTCAAAAGTCACTGTTTTAGAACTTTCTGTGATATTCTCCATATGAAGGATCCCCTTCTCACCCGTAATCTGTGGAAGAATCGCAACCATTCTGGACATTTTATCTTCCAGATATTTATCTTTTCCAAGTTTTACCATGATGTCTCCATAAATAAGGTCTATGGTGGAATCATCCTCCAGCTGGATATAATCTGGCTGAAGATCATTTTTTGCAAAAATCGTAGAAAGTGCAACCGCAGTATTTAGAACAGCATCCTTAATCGGAAGTTTTTCATTCATAACAACTTTTTTTACCTGAATACCCTCAAAATAGGGGACAGACTCATCCCTGGTCTTGTCGCCTTCTACAAACATTCCATTTCGATCAAAATACACATAGCTGTCAAGATATGGGATACAACCCACTACACTTTTCTCACGGACACTGATCACGATCGAGTTCCGACCGGATCTGCTGACGGAATATCCTTCAATATATGGCACACCCTGCACATTATTTTTTGAACACGTGATCGGTGCCAGAACAGAATTAGAAGAAAAAGCTCCTGTAAGAACCATTTCCTTCAGTTCTTCTTTTGTATAGTGGTTACTTTCCATCACTTCCACCTTTGACACATGAAAAAAAGCAAAGAAAAAAATAATCCCGGCCAGAACAGCAACAGCAGCAGCTCCTCCGACCAGTTTCGCCTGTTTTTTTGTTATTTTAAATTTCCTGTAATTGGATGTTCTCATAAAAAACTAATACCTGTATCCTCTGAACTCATATTAACTCAAACCGATAAGATATCCTCCATATAGATTTCTGCCTGAAGGTACCTCAAATCTCTGCAAATGTCTTCATACCCTCTTCGGATAAAAGGAACACCCTCTATCACAGATTCTCCATCTGCTGCAAGAGCCGCGATCACTAGCGCTGCTCCACCTCTCAGTTCCTCTGCCCGCAGCCTGCATCCCTTTAGTCTGCTTCCACAGATCTTTACTTCGCTTCCCCTAACTTCTATGTGTGCCCCCATTTTTGTAAGTTCACTGCATATCTTAAACCGGTTCTCAAATATATTCTCCCTTATGCGGCTTATTCCCGGAACTGTAGTCAGTACTGCCAGCAGTGGTGACTGAAGATCTGTCGGGAATCCCGGATAAGCTTCTGTTTCCAGAAACGGAACCGAAAATTGTATTCCGGCTCCATTCGCTATTAGTTTACCACTCTTCCATTCATATTGTCCACCCATTTTCCGATATACTTCAAGGAACGCCTCCATTTCTCCCTCAGGTGCATTCTCCACAGTCACTGATCCACGCGAAGCTGCAGCCGCGCAAAGATATGTTCCCGTAACGATCCGGTCTGCCGGTATTAGCATCTCTGTCCCGTGAAGAGAGGTCACTCCCTGAACCCGGATGCACCCTTCTTTCTCATGCCAGATCCGCGCTCCCATCTTTTGCAGAAATCTGCAAAGCCATGTAATCTCAGGTTCTCTTGCACAATTTCTGAGTACGGTCTCTCCTTCAGCCAGAACAGCTGCAAGCAGTGCCTGTTCCGTGGCCCCTACACTTCTGTCAGGAAAATTTATCTCCTGCCCTTTCAGCTTTTTGCAATCTGCCTGAATTTTTCCGTTTTTTTCTGAAATTATCGCACCCAGACTTTTCAGCGCATACAGATGAAGATCTATCGGACGTTTTCCGATCACGCAGCCACCCGGATAACCGATCACACCTCTTTGGTTTCTGCCGAGAAGTGCTCCCAGCAGAATCACAGAACAACGCATTCTTCCTGTATATTCCGAGGCAATTTCCATTCCACAGACTTTGCTGCAGTCAAGATACAGATCATGGCCCTTCCACCAGGTAACGACTCCCAGAATGTGAAGGATTTCTTCCATATAACAGACATCAAGAATACGCGGACAGCCTCTCAGAACACAGATTTCCCTCTGAAGCAGTGATGCAGCCATGATCGGAAGTACTGTATTTTTTGATCCCTGCACAGTTATGCTGCCCTTAAGACAGTTTCCCCCAATCACGTGAATTTCATCCAAATGATCCACTCCCACAGAGTCTCTTACAGTTAATATATGCAAAGACCAGACTTCCGTCACAGAAGTCTGGTCTTA contains the following coding sequences:
- the ftsZ gene encoding cell division protein FtsZ, yielding MSNEAESSAKIIVIGVGGAGNNAVNRMVEEAIGGVEFVGVNTDKQALTLCKAPTVLQIGEKITKGLGAGAQPEVGQKAAEESIEEVKQLIEGADMVFVTCGMGGGTGTGAAPVIAAAAKEMGILTVGVVTKPFRFEAKTRMNNALTGIENLKKAVDTLIVIPNDKLLEIVDRRTTMPEALRKADEVLQQAVQGITDLINLPALINLDFADVQTVMTDKGIAHIGIGEARGDDKAMEAVQQAVSSPLLETTIKGATHVIINISGDISLMDANDAASYVQELTGEDTNIIFGAMYDDSVADYAKITVIATGLSDTAAKTTPFGTRSNTTPFGVRKPAAGTSASSSSTMSMPSFSLPTMNNGSYTGKVPTSTVQKKDIQIPDFLRNR
- a CDS encoding cell division protein FtsQ/DivIB; translation: MRTSNYRKFKITKKQAKLVGGAAAVAVLAGIIFFFAFFHVSKVEVMESNHYTKEELKEMVLTGAFSSNSVLAPITCSKNNVQGVPYIEGYSVSRSGRNSIVISVREKSVVGCIPYLDSYVYFDRNGMFVEGDKTRDESVPYFEGIQVKKVVMNEKLPIKDAVLNTAVALSTIFAKNDLQPDYIQLEDDSTIDLIYGDIMVKLGKDKYLEDKMSRMVAILPQITGEKGILHMENITESSKTVTFEKEEEEVTAENWTGGYDENGDYTGDGEYDENGNYVGAKPKTALDYAKENWVGGYDEEGDYTGSGEYDENLNYVGSEPTQELLDSFGDWTGGYNESGGFDGVSEYDKDGNYVGPMPDNDGTSSGDTSEEDSEEDSSDTNTDSSDEDTESYSDEESDGWDQGDTDEESYE
- the murA gene encoding UDP-N-acetylglucosamine 1-carboxyvinyltransferase; the protein is MDHLDEIHVIGGNCLKGSITVQGSKNTVLPIMAASLLQREICVLRGCPRILDVCYMEEILHILGVVTWWKGHDLYLDCSKVCGMEIASEYTGRMRCSVILLGALLGRNQRGVIGYPGGCVIGKRPIDLHLYALKSLGAIISEKNGKIQADCKKLKGQEINFPDRSVGATEQALLAAVLAEGETVLRNCAREPEITWLCRFLQKMGARIWHEKEGCIRVQGVTSLHGTEMLIPADRIVTGTYLCAAAASRGSVTVENAPEGEMEAFLEVYRKMGGQYEWKSGKLIANGAGIQFSVPFLETEAYPGFPTDLQSPLLAVLTTVPGISRIRENIFENRFKICSELTKMGAHIEVRGSEVKICGSRLKGCRLRAEELRGGAALVIAALAADGESVIEGVPFIRRGYEDICRDLRYLQAEIYMEDILSV